The Cyclopterus lumpus isolate fCycLum1 chromosome 12, fCycLum1.pri, whole genome shotgun sequence genome window below encodes:
- the LOC117740597 gene encoding activating transcription factor 7-interacting protein 1-like, with the protein MLLSSMTVFKGEEEEEEEESPHNGAPEALLISGLQAGDKELRPRLVSSCVICCRTWPPVRELFVSTEPSGGETTGGDATGGDATGGDATGGDATGGDATGGDETGVDATGGDATGGDATGGDATGGDATGGDATGGDATGGDATGGDETGVDATGGDATGGDATGGDATGGDATGGDATGGDATSGDATVSGGR; encoded by the exons ATGCTGCTCTCAAGCATGACTGTGTttaagggggaggaggaggaggaggaggaggagtctccTCATAATGGAGCTCCCGAGGCGCTCCTTATCTCAGGCCTGCAGGCAGGAGATAAGGAGCTCCGCCCccgactcgtgtcctcgtgtgtAATCTGCTGTAGAACATGGCCGCCTGTCAGAGAGCTCTTTGTGAGCACCGAGCCATCAGGAGGAGAGACCACAGGTGGAGACGCAACAGGAGGAGACGCAACAGGAGGAGACGCAACAGGTGGAGACGCAACAGGAGGAGACGCAACAGGAGGAGACGAAACAGGTGTAGACGCAACAGGAGGAGACGCAACAGGTGGAGACGCAACAGGTGGAGACGCAACAGGAGGAGACGCAACAGGAGGAGACGCAACAGGTGGAGACGCAACAGGAGGAGACGCAACAGGAGGAGACGAAACAGGTGTAGACGCAACAGGAGGAGACGCAACAGGAGGAGACGCAACAGGAGGAGACGCAACGGGTGGAGACGCAACAGGAGGAGACGCAACAGGTGGAGACGCAACGAGTGGAGACGCAACAG TTTCAGGAGGACGCTGA
- the nkx6.1 gene encoding homeobox protein Nkx-6.1, with protein MLAVGQMDGFLLSTPPLAALHSMTEMKTPLYPAYPLSCAGPNCSTSPSTTSPNPGGMAASSPGSKSSSGLSSGLGSPQLCSSATPHGINDILSRPSASVLGATVAVSAASSSAGLLSGLPRFSSLSPPPPPGLYFSPGAAAVAVARYPKPLADLPGRTPIFWPGVMQSPHWRDARFACSPHHSILLDKDGKRKHTRPTFSGQQIFALEKTFEQTKYLAGPERARLAYSLAMTESQVKVWFQNRRTKWRKKHAAEMATAKKKQDSDAERLKGTSDNEDEDEDYNKPLDPNSDDEKISILLKKHQQPGGGGALLLHTSDNDSS; from the exons ATGTTAGCGGTGGGTCAGATGGACGGCTTCCTCCTCAGCACGCCTCCTCTGGCGGCTCTGCACAGCATGACCGAGATGAAGACCCCTCTGTACCCGGCCTACCCGCTCTCCTGCGCCGGCCCCAACTGCTCCACCTCCCCGTCCACCACGTCCCCGAACCCGGGCGGCATGGCCGCGTCCTCCCCGGGGAGCAAGAGCTCCTCGGGGCTGTCCTCGGGGCTCGGCTCCCCgcagctctgctcctccgcCACCCCGCACGGAATAAACGACATCCTCAGCCGGCCCTCCGCGTCGGTCCTCGGGGCCACGGTGGCCGTgtccgccgcctcctcctcggcGGGGCTCCTGTCGGGTCTGCCCCGGTTCAGCAGCCTCAGCCCGCCGCCGCCTCCCGGACTTTACTTCAGCCCCGGGGCCGCGGCGGTGGCCGTGGCCCGGTACCCGAAGCCCCTGGCGGACCTCCCGGGCAGGACGCCGATCTTCTGGCCCGGAGTGATGCAGAGCCCCCACTGGAGGGACGCCCGGTTCGCCTGCTCACCCC ATCACTCCATCCTGCTGGATAAGGACGGGAAGCGGAAGCACACGCGGCCGACCTTCTCCGGGCAGCAGATCTTCGCTCTGGAGAAAACCTTCGAGCAGACCAAGTACCTGGCGGGGCCGGAGCGCGCACGGCTGGCCTACAGCCTGGCCATGACGGAGAGCCAGGTCAAG GTCTGGTTCCAGAACAGACGGACTAAATGGAGGAAAAAGCACGCGGCGGAAATGGCCACCGCGAAGAAGAAGCAGGACTCGGACGCGGAGCGGCTGAAGGGGACCTCGGAcaacgaggacgaggacgaggactaCAACAAGCCCCTGGACCCGAACTCCGACGACGAGAAGATCTCCATCCTGCTGAAGAAGCACCAGCAGCCGGGGGGGGGCGGCGCCCTGCTGCTGCACACGTCGGACAACGACAGCTCCTAA